In Nocardioides nitrophenolicus, the genomic window CGGACGGGCCTTGGCCGCGCGGCTGGCGAGGATCGCCGCGCACGCGATGTGGACGATGACGGCGACGAGGAGGCCGACGCGCATGATCCACAGGAAGCCCTCGTGGGGGAGCAGCGGCTCGCCCAGCTCACGCAGGTGCTCGGCGTAGTGGTTGAACGCCTCCTGCCCCGCGAAGGCCTTGAGGTTGCCGTACATGTGCCCCAGCACGAAGCCGATGAACAGCAGGCCACTCACGGCCATGAGCAATTTCAGGGCGATGGTCGTGCGTGCTGCACGGCTGCCCTTCACCAGTTGAGGACGCGTCGTCGATGCCACGGGGGGCCACGCTACTCCCGCTACTGACGAGTAGGTGACGCGGATCATGTGAGATATGCACGTAAGGCAAGCCTTACTCGCGATCTCTCTGCTCGGATTCAGCTGGCAGCGTCGTCGAGGAACTCGGTCGTCGGGACGAAGAAGAGGGTGCCGGTGACCGCGGTGGAGAAGTCGAGGATCCGGTCGTGGTTGCCGGGCGGGCGACCCACGAACATGTTGGTCAGCATCTGCTCGGTGACGCCGGGATCGTTGGCGTAGCCGATGAAGTAGGTGCCGAACTCGGCCGCGCCGACCCGGCCGAAGGGCATGTTGTCGCGCAGGATCGCGCGCTCCGTGCCGTCGTCGTCGACGATCGTGGTGAGCGCCACGTGGGAGTTGCTCGGCTTGACGTCGTCGGCCATCTCGACGTCGGAGAGCTTGGCGCGGCCGATGGCGCGCTCCTGGTCCTCGACGGACAGCGCGCCCCAGGCGGTCAGGTCGTGCAGGTACTTCTGGGTGATCACATAGCTCCCGCCGGCGTACGCCGGGTCCTCGGCTCCGATCAGCACCGCGGCCGCCTTGTCGGGGCCCTCCG contains:
- a CDS encoding Dyp-type peroxidase: MSTPQAVLAPLTESAIFLTLTLDPALDDQGAATVRELLADVGGLRRSVGFRIPEGELTCVVGIGADAWDRLFTAPRPRHLHPFREIAGGVHRAPATPGDLLVHLRAHRMDLCFELAQHLTERLSGVARVVDEVHGFRSFDQRDMLGFVDGTENPEGPDKAAAVLIGAEDPAYAGGSYVITQKYLHDLTAWGALSVEDQERAIGRAKLSDVEMADDVKPSNSHVALTTIVDDDGTERAILRDNMPFGRVGAAEFGTYFIGYANDPGVTEQMLTNMFVGRPPGNHDRILDFSTAVTGTLFFVPTTEFLDDAAS